One part of the Leclercia sp. LSNIH1 genome encodes these proteins:
- a CDS encoding organic hydroperoxide resistance protein, with protein MSLEKVVYTAKAKATGGRDGRATSSDGVLDVKLGVPKEMGGAGGEVTNPEQLFAAGYSACFLGAMKFVANRDKITMPQDAFIEGEVGIGPLPTGFGIEAKLNIHLPGMDASEAKKLVDAAHIVCPYSNATRNNIDVTLNIIS; from the coding sequence ATGTCTTTAGAAAAAGTTGTCTATACCGCCAAAGCCAAAGCTACCGGCGGCCGTGATGGTCGCGCCACCTCGTCCGACGGCGTGCTGGATGTCAAACTGGGCGTCCCCAAAGAGATGGGCGGCGCGGGCGGTGAAGTCACCAACCCGGAACAACTGTTCGCGGCGGGCTACTCAGCCTGTTTTCTCGGCGCCATGAAATTTGTGGCTAACCGCGACAAAATCACCATGCCGCAGGATGCCTTTATTGAGGGCGAAGTGGGGATCGGGCCGCTGCCAACCGGGTTTGGCATCGAAGCGAAACTGAATATTCACCTGCCAGGGATGGACGCCAGTGAGGCGAAAAAGCTGGTGGATGCGGCGCACATTGTCTGCCCGTACTCTAACGCCACCCGCAACAATATCGATGTGACGCTGAATATTATCTCCTGA
- the dnaT gene encoding primosomal protein DnaT, whose translation MSSRILTTSVTGIDAFMHDPRGVLSRAQGGTVAVFADNAPAFYAITPQRLAELLELEARLARPASDVTLDTQFFEEPTSAPVAVPMGKFAMYSGWQPDPDFQRQAALWGIALTQPVAPEELAAFTAYWQAEGKVFHHIQWQQKLARSVQINRASSGNQARRDVNTFSEPDKQIPHGFRGAK comes from the coding sequence ATGTCCTCCAGAATCCTGACCACCAGCGTCACTGGCATTGATGCCTTTATGCACGATCCCCGCGGCGTGCTGTCCAGGGCGCAAGGCGGTACTGTCGCCGTTTTCGCCGATAACGCACCGGCTTTTTACGCCATCACGCCGCAGCGTCTGGCCGAGCTGCTGGAGCTGGAAGCGCGCCTGGCGCGCCCGGCCAGTGACGTCACTCTGGATACCCAATTCTTCGAGGAGCCTACCAGCGCGCCGGTTGCGGTGCCGATGGGCAAATTCGCCATGTACAGTGGCTGGCAGCCGGACCCCGATTTCCAGCGTCAGGCGGCGCTGTGGGGCATTGCCCTCACCCAGCCCGTCGCCCCTGAGGAGCTGGCCGCCTTTACCGCGTACTGGCAGGCGGAAGGGAAAGTCTTTCACCATATCCAGTGGCAGCAGAAGCTGGCGCGCAGCGTGCAGATCAACCGGGCCAGCAGCGGCAACCAGGCCAGACGCGATGTGAATACCTTTTCAGAACCGGATAAACAGATCCCCCACGGATTCCGAGGTGCCAAATGA
- the bglJ gene encoding DNA-binding transcriptional activator BglJ, giving the protein MSGMGLKHLFASPALKNYEVHLFNNINSFQSSLSFVPYTSLIYSLSDEREERRNCLVCIKEVAATYGMIQRIVLASDEAEASLINQLSPSRLHGVILKSEPLADLQEHLSKILSENRRVNDGHNNHWNIHRGRLLSPTERAILQFMSCGFSIPEIATRLDRNIKTIRAHKFNAMIKLGVRSDVGLLHAADILTHFPVPDPRNSRFISQHFS; this is encoded by the coding sequence ATGAGTGGTATGGGGCTTAAGCATCTTTTTGCCAGCCCCGCACTTAAAAATTATGAAGTCCACCTGTTTAATAACATTAATAGTTTCCAGTCCTCACTTAGTTTTGTTCCATACACGTCGTTAATTTACTCCCTCTCGGATGAGCGGGAAGAGCGGCGTAATTGCCTGGTCTGTATTAAGGAAGTGGCTGCCACATACGGCATGATTCAGCGAATCGTACTGGCATCAGATGAGGCAGAAGCGAGCCTGATTAATCAGCTTTCGCCGTCACGCCTGCATGGGGTGATTCTCAAATCTGAGCCGCTCGCCGACCTGCAGGAGCACCTGAGCAAAATATTGAGCGAGAACCGACGGGTTAATGACGGGCATAATAACCACTGGAATATTCATCGTGGAAGACTGCTTAGCCCAACCGAGCGCGCCATTTTGCAGTTTATGTCGTGCGGCTTCTCCATCCCGGAAATTGCCACCCGGCTCGATCGCAACATCAAAACCATTCGTGCGCATAAATTCAATGCCATGATTAAGCTCGGGGTGCGTTCCGACGTGGGATTACTGCACGCAGCGGATATCCTGACCCATTTTCCCGTCCCGGATCCCCGCAACTCGCGCTTCATTTCCCAACACTTTTCATAA
- a CDS encoding DUF1435 domain-containing protein produces the protein MLSRALGSGWGVILPGMVMAGLACTDLSLAVWKVIIASGLLISSAMIWHKQLRHFVLLPSCVALIAGMWVLVMNLN, from the coding sequence ATGTTGAGCAGAGCGTTGGGAAGTGGCTGGGGCGTGATACTGCCGGGAATGGTCATGGCCGGGCTGGCGTGTACCGATCTGTCGTTAGCGGTCTGGAAAGTGATTATCGCGTCGGGCTTGCTGATTTCATCCGCCATGATCTGGCATAAACAACTGCGGCATTTCGTGCTGCTGCCATCATGTGTTGCGCTGATTGCGGGAATGTGGGTGCTGGTAATGAATCTGAACTAA
- the rsmC gene encoding 16S rRNA (guanine(1207)-N(2))-methyltransferase RsmC, translated as MSAFTPASEVLLRHSDDFEQSRILFAGDMQDDLPARFECADSRAHTQQYHHWQVLSRQMGERARFSLVAEQADVADCDTLIYYWPKNKPEAQFQLMNLLSLLPVGCDIFVIGENRSGVRSAEQMLAEYVTLNKVDSARRCGLYHGRLDKKPTFDAEKYWGEYQLDGLTIKTLPGVFSRDGLDVGSQLLLSTFTPHTKGKVLDVGCGAGVLSAVLASHSPKVRLTLTDVGASAIEASRATLAANNIEGEVFASNVLSDVTGRFDMIISNPPFHDGVETSLEAAQTLIRTAVRHLNSGGELRIVANAFLPYPKVLDEVFGFHEVLAQTGRFKIYRAIMTRQAKK; from the coding sequence ATGTCTGCATTTACCCCGGCAAGTGAAGTCTTGCTGCGTCACAGTGATGATTTCGAACAAAGCCGTATTCTGTTTGCCGGAGATATGCAGGATGACCTGCCTGCCCGTTTCGAGTGCGCCGACAGCCGTGCGCACACCCAGCAGTATCACCACTGGCAGGTCCTGAGCCGTCAGATGGGCGAGCGCGCCCGTTTCAGCCTGGTGGCGGAACAGGCCGACGTGGCCGACTGCGATACGCTGATCTACTACTGGCCGAAGAACAAACCCGAAGCCCAGTTCCAGCTGATGAACCTGCTCTCCCTCCTGCCGGTGGGTTGCGATATCTTCGTGATCGGTGAAAACCGCAGCGGCGTGCGCAGCGCTGAGCAGATGCTGGCGGAGTACGTCACGCTGAACAAAGTCGACAGCGCCCGCCGCTGCGGCCTCTACCATGGCCGCCTGGACAAAAAACCCACCTTCGACGCGGAAAAATACTGGGGCGAATATCAGCTGGATGGCCTGACCATCAAAACCCTGCCGGGCGTCTTCAGCCGTGATGGTCTGGACGTGGGCAGCCAGCTGCTGCTCTCCACCTTTACGCCGCACACCAAAGGCAAAGTGCTGGATGTCGGCTGTGGCGCAGGCGTGCTCTCCGCTGTGCTGGCAAGCCACTCGCCGAAAGTGCGTTTAACCCTCACCGATGTGGGTGCATCCGCTATCGAAGCCAGCCGCGCGACCCTGGCGGCCAACAACATTGAAGGCGAAGTTTTTGCCTCCAACGTCCTCTCCGACGTGACCGGCCGTTTCGATATGATTATCTCTAATCCGCCATTCCATGACGGTGTGGAAACCAGCCTCGAAGCCGCGCAGACCTTGATTCGTACCGCGGTACGCCATCTGAACAGCGGCGGTGAGCTGCGAATCGTGGCGAACGCCTTCCTGCCGTACCCGAAAGTGCTGGATGAAGTCTTCGGCTTCCACGAAGTGCTGGCGCAAACTGGCCGCTTTAAGATCTACCGCGCCATCATGACTCGCCAGGCGAAGAAGTAA
- a CDS encoding PTS sugar transporter subunit IIC, translating to MSANHAAFNLIFRFVENYVSPIAGRISSQRHVMAIRDGFISAMPFMIVGSFLLVFAYPPFSPDTTWGFARAWLDMAKQFEGQILTPFDMTMGVMSLYICAAIAYNLGKHYVKAYQLDPFMCAMLSLMAFLLIAAPKTKGALPVDSLGGTGIFTAILVAIYCVEMMRFLKAHNIGIRLPDQVPPMIKNSFDLLIPVLVVVLTLYPLSLLIQSQFGMLIPQAIMAIFKPLVAAADSLPAILLAVLIGHLLWFAGIHGAAIVSGMLQMFWLTNLGMNQTALAQSAPLPHIFMEAFWTFFIVIGGSGATMGLVFCYLRSRSAHLRSIGRLSVVPSIFNINEPVIFGTPIVMNPVFFIPFLLAPMVNAVLAWAAMKLDLIGRVISVVPWTAPAPVGAAWALGWDFRAAILVLLLAMVSAIIYYPFFKVYEKQLLAQEAEEAQRAEEESQQVA from the coding sequence ATGTCTGCCAACCATGCTGCGTTTAACCTGATATTCCGATTTGTTGAAAACTATGTCAGCCCCATTGCCGGACGCATCTCCTCCCAGCGTCACGTGATGGCGATCCGCGACGGTTTTATCTCCGCGATGCCGTTTATGATTGTGGGCTCGTTCTTATTAGTGTTTGCTTACCCGCCGTTTTCGCCGGACACCACATGGGGCTTTGCCCGCGCCTGGCTGGATATGGCAAAACAGTTTGAAGGCCAGATCCTCACCCCCTTCGATATGACGATGGGCGTGATGTCCCTCTATATCTGTGCCGCTATCGCCTACAACCTGGGCAAGCATTATGTAAAAGCGTATCAGCTCGATCCCTTCATGTGCGCCATGCTGTCGCTGATGGCCTTCCTGCTGATCGCCGCGCCAAAAACCAAAGGCGCATTGCCGGTGGACAGCCTCGGCGGGACGGGGATCTTCACCGCCATTCTGGTGGCGATCTACTGCGTGGAGATGATGCGTTTTCTGAAGGCGCACAATATCGGTATTCGCCTGCCCGACCAGGTGCCGCCGATGATCAAGAACTCCTTCGACCTGCTGATCCCGGTGCTGGTGGTGGTGCTAACCCTCTATCCACTGAGCCTGCTTATTCAGTCGCAGTTTGGCATGCTGATCCCGCAGGCGATCATGGCCATCTTTAAACCGCTGGTGGCGGCGGCGGACTCGCTGCCGGCAATCCTGCTGGCGGTGCTGATTGGTCACCTGCTGTGGTTTGCGGGCATCCACGGGGCGGCGATTGTCTCCGGTATGCTGCAGATGTTCTGGCTCACCAACCTGGGGATGAACCAGACCGCGCTGGCGCAAAGCGCGCCGCTGCCACACATCTTTATGGAGGCGTTCTGGACTTTCTTCATTGTGATTGGCGGCTCCGGGGCCACGATGGGGCTGGTGTTCTGCTATCTGCGTAGCCGTTCGGCGCACCTGCGTTCCATTGGACGGCTGAGCGTGGTGCCGAGTATTTTCAACATCAACGAACCGGTGATCTTCGGTACGCCTATCGTGATGAACCCGGTGTTCTTTATCCCGTTCCTGCTGGCGCCAATGGTCAACGCGGTGCTGGCGTGGGCGGCGATGAAGCTGGATCTGATTGGCCGCGTGATTTCGGTGGTTCCCTGGACCGCTCCTGCGCCGGTGGGGGCTGCCTGGGCGCTGGGCTGGGACTTCAGGGCGGCGATCCTGGTCCTGCTGTTAGCGATGGTCTCCGCCATCATCTACTACCCGTTCTTTAAGGTGTACGAGAAGCAGCTGCTGGCGCAGGAGGCCGAAGAGGCCCAGCGTGCAGAAGAAGAGAGTCAGCAGGTCGCGTAA
- a CDS encoding threonine/serine exporter has product MGVIDFLWALAQDMMLSAIPAVGFAMVFNVPHRALPWCALLGAIGHGSRMTMMTAGMNIEWSTFMASMLVGSIGIQWSRWYLAHPKVFTVAAVIPMFPGISAYTAMISAVKISHFGYSEAQMIMLLTNFLKASSIVGALSIGLSIPGLWLYRKRPRV; this is encoded by the coding sequence ATGGGCGTAATCGATTTTCTCTGGGCGCTGGCCCAGGACATGATGTTGTCGGCCATTCCGGCGGTGGGTTTTGCCATGGTATTTAACGTACCCCATCGCGCCCTGCCGTGGTGTGCGCTGTTGGGGGCGATCGGCCACGGCTCGCGTATGACGATGATGACCGCCGGGATGAATATCGAATGGTCGACCTTTATGGCCTCGATGCTGGTGGGCAGCATTGGGATCCAGTGGTCGCGCTGGTATCTGGCGCATCCGAAAGTCTTTACCGTCGCGGCGGTGATCCCCATGTTTCCGGGCATCTCTGCCTATACCGCGATGATCTCGGCGGTGAAAATTAGCCACTTTGGCTACAGCGAAGCGCAGATGATCATGCTGCTGACTAACTTCCTGAAAGCCTCGTCAATCGTCGGCGCCCTCTCAATCGGGCTGTCGATCCCCGGGCTATGGCTCTACCGCAAACGCCCCCGGGTTTGA
- the fhuF gene encoding siderophore-iron reductase FhuF, whose translation MATRSAHAVENIIWQTPLSAGPSGLADAMREAIGQTRAYLLDVIKLDEPHPHHAMTLAQWQRPAELQSLLATYSDHIYRNQSTMARENKPLLSLWAQWYIGLMVPPMMLALLTQDVALDISPEHFHVEFHETGRAACFWIDVQEDSQATSLSARQRMEMLVTRALVPVVDVLEATGEINGKLIWSNTGYLIHWYLTEMKPLLGDEKVDALRQAIFFARQLSDGRDNPLYRTVVPRDGLLVRRTCCQRYRLPDVQQCGDCTLK comes from the coding sequence ATGGCCACACGTTCCGCACACGCTGTTGAGAATATTATCTGGCAAACGCCACTGTCGGCCGGGCCTTCAGGGCTTGCGGACGCGATGCGTGAGGCTATCGGTCAGACGCGTGCCTATCTGCTGGATGTCATCAAGCTGGATGAACCCCATCCTCATCACGCCATGACGCTGGCGCAGTGGCAGCGTCCTGCCGAACTGCAGTCTTTGCTGGCGACCTACTCCGATCATATCTACCGCAACCAGTCCACGATGGCGCGGGAAAACAAGCCGCTGCTGTCGCTGTGGGCACAGTGGTATATCGGGCTGATGGTCCCACCGATGATGCTGGCCCTGCTGACCCAGGATGTGGCGCTGGATATTTCCCCGGAACATTTCCACGTTGAGTTTCACGAAACCGGGCGCGCAGCCTGCTTCTGGATCGACGTTCAGGAGGACAGCCAGGCAACCTCCCTTTCGGCCCGGCAGCGTATGGAAATGCTGGTGACACGCGCGCTGGTCCCGGTGGTTGACGTCCTGGAAGCGACGGGTGAGATCAACGGCAAACTTATCTGGAGCAATACCGGCTATTTAATTCACTGGTATTTGACCGAAATGAAACCCCTGCTGGGGGATGAGAAAGTGGACGCGCTGCGTCAGGCGATTTTCTTTGCCCGCCAGCTCTCCGATGGGCGTGACAACCCGCTTTATCGCACCGTCGTCCCGCGCGACGGCCTGCTGGTGCGTCGTACCTGCTGTCAGCGCTATCGCCTGCCGGACGTTCAGCAGTGCGGCGATTGCACGCTGAAATAG
- a CDS encoding TetR family transcriptional regulator has product MSNPGSENAENDDGSRLKDKIFLSALSLFAEYGLNGARMEQIAEKAGTTKRMVVYHFKTKENLYLLVLEYVYTQIRASEMQLSLDAMPPVEALVELVETTFDYHADHPDYIRIICMENMQRGRFMQQSALLRQVNRSALDLLETILKRGKEKQLFNQTVNARDLHRLISSFSFHYVANSYTFTLLFEDGADEQAQRQHYRKMAVQVALRYTCP; this is encoded by the coding sequence GTGTCTAACCCCGGCAGCGAAAACGCGGAAAACGACGACGGCTCCCGCCTGAAAGACAAAATCTTCCTCAGCGCCCTCTCGCTGTTTGCCGAGTACGGGCTTAACGGCGCACGCATGGAGCAGATCGCCGAGAAAGCGGGCACCACCAAACGGATGGTGGTGTATCACTTTAAGACCAAAGAGAACCTCTACCTGCTGGTGCTGGAATATGTCTACACGCAGATCCGCGCCAGTGAGATGCAGCTCAGCCTGGATGCAATGCCGCCGGTAGAAGCGCTGGTAGAGCTGGTGGAAACCACCTTTGACTATCACGCCGACCATCCGGACTACATCCGCATTATCTGTATGGAGAACATGCAGCGGGGCCGGTTTATGCAGCAGTCGGCCTTGCTGCGCCAGGTGAACCGCAGCGCGCTGGATCTGCTGGAAACCATCCTCAAACGCGGCAAAGAGAAGCAACTCTTTAACCAGACGGTGAACGCCCGGGATTTGCATCGCCTCATCAGCAGCTTCAGCTTTCACTATGTGGCCAACAGCTACACCTTCACCCTGCTGTTTGAGGATGGCGCCGATGAACAGGCCCAGCGGCAACACTATCGAAAAATGGCGGTTCAGGTTGCCTTGCGTTATACCTGTCCTTAG
- the rimI gene encoding ribosomal protein S18-alanine N-acetyltransferase, which yields MNTISSLTTTDLAQAFEIEKRAHAFPWSEKTFASNQGERYLNYRLDVDNQLAAFAITQVVLDEATLFNIAVDPAFQRRGLGRELLEHLIRELEARDVFTLWLEVRASNVAAIALYESLGFNEATIRRNYYPTAEGREDAIIMALPLG from the coding sequence ATGAACACAATTTCTTCCCTCACGACGACTGATTTAGCGCAGGCTTTTGAGATCGAAAAACGCGCCCACGCCTTTCCGTGGAGTGAAAAAACCTTTGCCAGCAACCAGGGTGAGCGTTACCTGAACTATCGGCTGGATGTCGATAATCAGCTGGCGGCATTTGCCATCACGCAGGTCGTTCTGGATGAAGCGACGCTGTTTAACATCGCTGTGGATCCTGCTTTCCAGCGCCGTGGGCTGGGCAGAGAACTGCTGGAACATTTAATTCGCGAGCTGGAAGCACGAGACGTGTTCACGCTGTGGCTGGAAGTACGGGCGTCGAACGTCGCCGCCATCGCACTCTATGAGAGCCTGGGCTTTAACGAGGCGACGATCCGCCGTAACTATTACCCCACCGCAGAAGGACGTGAAGACGCCATCATCATGGCTCTGCCGCTTGGATAA
- a CDS encoding YbaK/EbsC family protein, with product MSLQSVRQFFADHAPDVEVIELGQSIATVALAAEAHNVAPGQIAKTLSLKIKDEVILVVAKGDARLDNKKLKQTFGAKARMLSSDEVVTITGHPVGGVCPFGLETPLAVYCDISLRQYAEVLPAAGAIHSAVRISPERMAELTQATWVDVCL from the coding sequence ATGAGTTTGCAGTCTGTGCGCCAGTTTTTCGCTGACCACGCCCCGGATGTTGAAGTCATCGAACTGGGTCAAAGTATCGCTACCGTTGCGCTGGCTGCCGAGGCCCACAACGTCGCGCCGGGTCAGATAGCGAAAACGCTGTCGCTAAAAATTAAAGATGAGGTGATCCTCGTGGTTGCCAAAGGCGATGCGCGTCTTGATAACAAAAAGCTGAAGCAGACGTTTGGCGCAAAGGCCCGAATGCTGAGCAGTGACGAGGTGGTGACAATCACAGGGCATCCTGTGGGTGGCGTCTGCCCTTTCGGACTGGAAACGCCGCTGGCGGTCTATTGCGACATCTCTCTCAGACAGTATGCGGAAGTGCTGCCCGCTGCCGGTGCGATCCACAGCGCGGTGCGTATTTCTCCGGAAAGAATGGCCGAGCTCACTCAGGCAACATGGGTAGACGTTTGTCTGTAA
- a CDS encoding threonine/serine ThrE exporter family protein encodes MQADQSSQRAVTRLCIQCGLFLLQHGAESALVEELSTRLGLALGMDSVESAISSNAIVLTTIKAGQCLTSTRKNHDRGINMHVVTEVQHIVIMAEHKLLDAQGVEKRFSQIKPLRYPRWLVVLMVGLSCACFCKLNNGGWDGAMVTFIASTLAMYVRQVLTGRHLHPQINFCITAFVATTVSGLLLRLPGFATTPTIAMAASVLLLVPGFPLINAVADMFKGHINTGLARWAIASLLTLATCIGVVMAMTLWGLRGWA; translated from the coding sequence ATGCAGGCAGATCAATCCTCACAACGCGCCGTCACGCGACTGTGTATTCAGTGCGGCCTTTTTTTATTGCAACACGGTGCCGAAAGCGCCCTGGTGGAGGAGCTCTCTACCCGACTGGGGCTGGCTCTGGGTATGGACAGCGTAGAGAGCGCCATCTCCTCTAACGCGATTGTGCTGACCACCATTAAAGCGGGCCAGTGTCTGACCTCAACGCGTAAAAACCACGATCGCGGGATCAACATGCACGTCGTCACCGAGGTGCAACACATCGTGATCATGGCGGAACACAAGCTGCTGGATGCGCAGGGGGTCGAAAAACGCTTCAGCCAGATCAAGCCGTTGCGCTATCCACGCTGGCTGGTGGTGCTGATGGTGGGCCTCTCCTGCGCCTGCTTCTGTAAACTTAACAACGGCGGCTGGGATGGCGCTATGGTGACCTTTATCGCCAGCACCCTCGCCATGTACGTGCGTCAGGTGCTGACGGGCCGGCATCTGCACCCGCAAATTAACTTCTGCATCACCGCCTTTGTCGCCACCACGGTTTCCGGCCTGCTGCTGCGGCTGCCGGGTTTTGCCACCACCCCGACCATCGCCATGGCCGCCAGCGTGCTGCTGCTGGTGCCGGGCTTTCCGCTGATTAATGCCGTGGCCGATATGTTCAAAGGTCACATCAATACCGGTCTTGCCCGCTGGGCGATAGCCAGTTTACTCACCCTCGCCACCTGTATTGGGGTGGTGATGGCCATGACGTTATGGGGACTTCGCGGATGGGCGTAA
- a CDS encoding helix-turn-helix transcriptional regulator, with protein sequence MPSLICKSVIIIGKSPIMQTGLGSIMSRYFPDYDRSYCRTHEELTLLQLRRAVVVIVDISDEQRNPLNICNQYHALQNQYRDIHWIFLVSRAIYPLAVEHLMRPESTLLSNMEPVESVVKAIQAGSENAERISQTLLIPDPDDLYDNQDEVMLTFSERKVLRLLGKGWGINQIAALLKKSNKTVSAQKNSAMRRLALTSNAEMYAWINSTKGMKELSLFSAYGEQDEWKRTRTKDISLSSKSA encoded by the coding sequence ATGCCGTCATTGATCTGTAAAAGTGTAATAATAATTGGAAAATCACCCATAATGCAGACCGGCCTCGGTAGCATTATGTCACGCTATTTCCCGGACTACGATCGTTCTTACTGTCGGACCCATGAAGAACTGACGCTTCTCCAATTGCGTCGCGCAGTTGTGGTCATCGTTGATATTTCAGATGAACAGCGTAATCCGCTTAATATATGCAATCAGTATCACGCATTACAAAATCAGTATCGGGATATTCACTGGATATTTTTGGTTTCTCGGGCAATTTATCCCCTCGCTGTTGAGCACTTGATGCGTCCAGAAAGTACGTTGCTATCCAACATGGAGCCCGTCGAAAGTGTGGTTAAGGCTATCCAGGCGGGTAGCGAAAACGCTGAACGTATTAGCCAGACGCTATTAATACCCGATCCAGATGATTTATATGACAACCAGGATGAAGTCATGTTGACCTTCTCGGAGCGCAAAGTATTACGCTTACTGGGAAAAGGATGGGGAATTAATCAAATCGCCGCATTGCTGAAAAAGAGTAATAAAACGGTAAGTGCGCAAAAAAACAGTGCCATGAGAAGACTTGCTTTAACGAGTAATGCCGAAATGTACGCGTGGATTAACAGCACTAAGGGAATGAAAGAGCTGAGTTTATTCTCTGCCTATGGAGAGCAAGACGAATGGAAAAGAACGCGAACAAAAGACATATCGCTATCGTCGAAAAGTGCATGA
- a CDS encoding DNA polymerase III subunit psi — protein MASRRDRQLQQLGITQWALRRPAALQGEIAISLPAHIRLVMVAQSLPALSEPVIADVLRALRLGADQVLQLTPDRVAMLPEGSRCNSWQLGVREEIALEGASMASPALDELNVNPAARRALWQQICEHEHNFFPHDD, from the coding sequence ATGGCATCCCGACGAGACAGGCAACTACAGCAACTGGGCATCACCCAGTGGGCGCTGCGCCGCCCGGCGGCATTGCAGGGCGAAATCGCCATCTCGCTACCGGCGCATATTCGTCTGGTGATGGTGGCGCAAAGCCTGCCCGCCCTGAGCGAGCCGGTGATCGCCGACGTACTTCGGGCGCTGAGGCTGGGTGCCGATCAGGTGCTACAACTGACGCCCGATCGCGTGGCCATGCTGCCCGAGGGCAGCCGCTGCAACAGCTGGCAGCTTGGCGTAAGAGAAGAGATTGCTCTGGAGGGGGCGAGTATGGCCTCTCCGGCGCTGGACGAACTTAACGTAAACCCGGCGGCACGTCGCGCGCTGTGGCAACAAATCTGCGAACATGAACACAATTTCTTCCCTCACGACGACTGA